A DNA window from Mycolicibacter hiberniae contains the following coding sequences:
- a CDS encoding alpha/beta fold hydrolase, which yields MASIEVNGGNVVYEILGSTGDLIVLTPGGRFSKEIPGLRPLAEALVDGGYRVLLWDRPNCGASDVQFYGQSESHMRAETLHGLLTALGTGPVILAGGSGGARDSILTTILYPELVTKLALWNIVGGIYGTFVLGSYYVVPSILAVRGGGPKALLDIREWQERVAENPDNEARLLGLDGDAFLKVMLRWLNAFVSKPGQTIPGVDDEMFDRITVPTLIIRGGENDWDHPKRTSLEVNCLIRGSELIDPPWPEDAWERAAEDRASGKVSHFNMFDTWVLAAPAILKFLGR from the coding sequence GTGGCCTCAATCGAAGTCAACGGGGGAAATGTTGTCTACGAGATCCTCGGTTCCACCGGTGATCTGATCGTGCTGACCCCCGGCGGCCGGTTCTCCAAGGAGATCCCGGGCCTGCGCCCGCTGGCCGAAGCGCTCGTCGACGGCGGCTACCGGGTGCTGTTGTGGGACCGCCCCAATTGCGGCGCCTCCGACGTGCAGTTCTACGGCCAGTCCGAATCGCACATGCGCGCCGAGACCCTGCACGGGTTACTCACCGCCCTGGGGACCGGACCGGTCATCCTGGCCGGCGGGTCAGGCGGGGCGCGGGACTCGATCCTGACCACCATTCTCTATCCGGAACTGGTCACCAAGCTGGCGCTGTGGAACATCGTGGGCGGCATCTACGGCACTTTCGTGCTCGGTTCCTACTACGTGGTGCCCAGCATCCTCGCCGTCCGCGGCGGCGGGCCGAAGGCACTGCTGGACATCCGCGAGTGGCAGGAGCGGGTCGCGGAGAACCCCGACAACGAGGCACGCCTGCTCGGCCTGGACGGCGACGCCTTCCTCAAGGTGATGTTGCGCTGGCTCAACGCATTCGTCTCCAAGCCGGGCCAGACGATTCCCGGCGTCGACGACGAGATGTTCGACCGGATCACGGTGCCCACGCTGATCATCCGGGGCGGCGAGAACGACTGGGATCACCCCAAGCGCACCTCGCTGGAGGTCAACTGCCTGATCAGGGGATCAGAGCTGATCGACCCGCCGTGGCCCGAAGATGCCTGGGAGCGAGCGGCCGAGGACCGCGCGTCGGGAAAGGTCAGTCATTTCAACATGTTCGACACCTGGGTGCTGGCCGCCCCGGCGATCCTGAAGTTCCTGGGGCGTTGA
- a CDS encoding NAD(P)-dependent oxidoreductase, with translation MRVGFIGLGSQGAPMARRIAEGGYPTTLWARRPATLEPLSDTEARVADSPAELGSLSDLVCLCVVGDADVEQVVCGDDGVLAGLQPGGIIAIHSTVHPDTCRRLAQHCEQHGVAVIDAPVSGGGPAAAAGTLLVMAGGDAEAVERCRPVFETYADPVVHLGDLGSGQVTKLLNNLLFTANLGTAATALALGRQLGVATEQLAEVVTRGSANSFALNSIRGSGGTLDRLAGLAGSLLQKDVRLVSDLAQRAGAEPGAVLDAADAALSLMDHPR, from the coding sequence ATGCGGGTCGGTTTCATCGGGTTGGGCAGCCAGGGCGCGCCGATGGCGCGACGTATCGCCGAAGGCGGCTACCCCACCACGCTGTGGGCGCGCAGGCCGGCCACTTTGGAGCCCTTGTCCGACACCGAGGCGCGCGTCGCGGACTCCCCCGCCGAGCTGGGCAGCCTCAGCGACCTGGTCTGCCTGTGCGTCGTCGGTGACGCCGACGTCGAGCAGGTGGTTTGTGGCGACGACGGGGTACTGGCCGGTTTGCAGCCCGGCGGGATCATCGCGATTCACTCCACGGTGCATCCCGACACCTGCCGCCGCCTGGCGCAGCACTGCGAGCAGCACGGTGTTGCGGTGATCGATGCCCCGGTCAGCGGGGGCGGTCCGGCCGCTGCTGCCGGTACGTTGCTGGTGATGGCCGGCGGCGACGCCGAGGCCGTGGAGCGCTGCCGGCCGGTCTTCGAGACCTATGCGGACCCGGTGGTGCATCTGGGCGACCTCGGCTCCGGGCAGGTGACCAAGCTGCTCAACAATCTGTTGTTCACCGCCAACCTCGGGACCGCCGCCACGGCGCTGGCGCTCGGCAGGCAACTGGGTGTCGCCACCGAACAGCTTGCCGAAGTGGTGACACGGGGCAGCGCGAACAGCTTCGCACTGAACAGCATCCGAGGCTCCGGTGGAACCCTGGACCGGTTGGCCGGCCTGGCGGGTTCCTTGTTGCAAAAGGATGTTCGCTTGGTGTCGGACCTGGCGCAGCGGGCGGGAGCGGAGCCGGGAGCTGTGCTCGACGCCGCTGACGCTGCCCTGTCGCTGATGGACCACCCCCGGTGA
- a CDS encoding acyl-CoA dehydrogenase family protein, whose amino-acid sequence MLLEFDEDQRLWQATVRDVVGKQCTPALVRRVAEGQGDADSLRKDVDALWKVYVDLGLTELHQPETAVELAIVLEELGRATDPTPFLATMTQFAPLVGEQHRPDGSTGAAVYSGVTAHRNAGGWVLDGTAVGVLDADRADRLAVVTAAGVFVVDAGAVTTRKSTVFDPTLHISDVSFAGVEVADTARIRGDVERARHVALCGMALTMVGACQRILDLALEHVRSRQQFGVPIGSFQAVQHKAADMHVAIERARALAYFAALTISVDDPRRRMASAMAKASAGECQSVVFRHGLQLFGAMGFTWENDLQFALKRAKAGELMLGGADQHRAAIAEECLAARI is encoded by the coding sequence ATGCTGTTGGAGTTCGACGAAGATCAGCGACTGTGGCAGGCCACGGTACGCGACGTGGTGGGTAAACAGTGCACGCCCGCATTGGTGCGCAGGGTCGCCGAGGGGCAGGGCGACGCGGACTCCCTGCGCAAGGACGTCGACGCCCTCTGGAAGGTCTACGTCGACCTCGGACTGACCGAGCTGCACCAGCCCGAAACCGCGGTGGAGCTGGCGATCGTGCTCGAAGAACTGGGCCGCGCCACCGATCCCACGCCGTTTCTGGCGACTATGACCCAGTTCGCGCCGCTGGTCGGCGAGCAGCACCGGCCGGATGGGTCCACCGGTGCCGCGGTGTACAGCGGGGTGACCGCGCACCGCAATGCCGGCGGCTGGGTGCTCGACGGCACCGCCGTGGGTGTGCTCGACGCCGACCGCGCCGACCGGTTGGCGGTGGTCACCGCGGCGGGCGTGTTCGTGGTCGATGCCGGCGCTGTCACCACCCGCAAGTCGACCGTTTTTGACCCGACGTTGCACATCAGCGACGTGTCCTTCGCCGGCGTCGAGGTCGCCGACACGGCCCGGATCCGCGGCGATGTCGAGCGAGCCCGCCACGTCGCACTGTGCGGGATGGCGCTGACGATGGTGGGCGCCTGCCAGCGCATCCTCGACCTGGCGCTGGAGCACGTGCGCAGCCGGCAGCAGTTCGGGGTCCCGATCGGGTCATTCCAGGCCGTCCAGCACAAGGCGGCGGACATGCACGTGGCGATCGAACGTGCCCGGGCGCTGGCGTACTTCGCGGCGCTGACCATCTCGGTCGACGACCCGCGCCGGCGGATGGCATCGGCGATGGCCAAGGCCTCGGCGGGCGAATGCCAGTCGGTGGTCTTCCGGCACGGCCTTCAGCTGTTCGGGGCGATGGGATTCACCTGGGAGAACGACCTGCAATTCGCGCTCAAGCGGGCCAAAGCCGGTGAGCTGATGCTGGGGGGCGCCGACCAACACCGCGCCGCGATCGCCGAGGAGTGCCTTGCAGCTCGCATTTGA
- a CDS encoding NADH-ubiquinone oxidoreductase-F iron-sulfur binding region domain-containing protein — protein sequence MTTKCTATPDLAAITVATWPGCEPRLLGARSEAESATQYLADGGYQALDDADGLLGEVQRSGLLGRGGAAFPLGVKLRSVRDGGRRAGGAVVVANGEEGEPASAKDRWLLRRRPHLVIDGLRLAAAMVAARSAYVYVSDPMSARSVENALGELGPEVPGGLSIKVFVVEPSYVAGEETAAVRAINGGPAKPTDKPPRPYQRGVAALPTLVSNVETLANLPFLLRYGADAFRAQGTALSPGTFLATVSGGGRPPVLYELPHGIALSELLRVHGFVAERVRGVLMGGYFAGLLDPDALRVCLDQESLRAVGSGLGCAAIAVLTDECPVAVAASVLAYYGRENAGQCGSCFNGTAAMAAVAEALRDGVADTQDVERLQRWAGVLPGRGACGTLDGAAGVATSLLSRFPDSVTAHLTDSCATCRGGAFRAARPYAIEEATV from the coding sequence ATGACGACCAAGTGCACGGCTACCCCCGACCTGGCGGCCATCACCGTGGCCACCTGGCCGGGCTGCGAACCCCGGCTGCTGGGAGCGCGATCAGAGGCCGAGTCCGCCACGCAGTACCTGGCCGACGGCGGATATCAGGCACTCGACGACGCCGACGGGCTGCTCGGCGAGGTGCAGCGCAGCGGCCTGCTGGGCCGCGGCGGTGCGGCGTTCCCCCTGGGGGTCAAGCTGCGCTCGGTTCGCGACGGCGGCCGGCGCGCCGGCGGCGCCGTGGTGGTGGCCAACGGCGAAGAGGGCGAGCCGGCTTCGGCCAAGGACCGCTGGCTGTTGCGTCGCCGGCCGCATCTGGTGATCGACGGCCTGCGGCTGGCCGCCGCGATGGTGGCGGCCCGCAGTGCCTACGTCTATGTCTCTGACCCGATGTCCGCCCGCAGCGTCGAGAACGCGCTGGGCGAACTTGGCCCGGAGGTTCCCGGTGGGTTGTCGATCAAGGTGTTCGTGGTCGAACCGAGCTATGTGGCCGGCGAGGAGACCGCCGCGGTGCGGGCGATCAACGGCGGCCCGGCGAAGCCGACCGACAAGCCTCCCCGCCCTTACCAGCGGGGCGTCGCTGCGCTTCCGACGCTGGTGTCCAACGTCGAAACGCTGGCGAACCTTCCCTTTCTCCTGCGGTACGGCGCGGACGCCTTTCGCGCACAAGGAACCGCACTGTCCCCGGGAACCTTCCTGGCCACCGTGAGCGGCGGCGGGCGACCCCCGGTGCTCTACGAGCTGCCGCACGGCATCGCGCTCTCTGAGCTGCTGCGCGTCCACGGGTTTGTGGCTGAGCGGGTCCGCGGTGTGCTGATGGGCGGCTACTTCGCCGGCCTGCTCGACCCCGACGCCCTGCGCGTCTGCCTCGACCAGGAATCGCTGCGCGCCGTCGGCAGCGGCCTGGGCTGCGCAGCGATCGCCGTCCTCACCGACGAGTGCCCCGTCGCGGTGGCGGCCTCGGTGTTGGCCTACTACGGCCGGGAGAACGCCGGGCAGTGCGGATCATGCTTCAACGGCACCGCAGCGATGGCAGCGGTCGCCGAAGCACTCCGCGACGGCGTGGCCGACACCCAGGATGTCGAACGACTGCAGCGGTGGGCCGGTGTGCTGCCCGGACGTGGCGCCTGCGGCACGTTGGACGGCGCCGCCGGCGTTGCCACCAGCCTGCTGAGCCGCTTCCCGGATTCGGTGACCGCCCACCTGACCGACTCCTGCGCGACCTGCCGTGGTGGCGCCTTCCGCGCCGCACGTCCCTACGCGATCGAGGAGGCGACGGTATGA
- a CDS encoding Rieske (2Fe-2S) protein: MGQEEKRPRLAQGREHVVATVDEIPPGTHKLVPIGHHGVGVYNINGTFYAIANFCPHQGGPLCAGRLRGRTVVDEQSPGDAAMVRDLEYIYCPWHQWGFELATGTTAVKPEWSIRTYPVRVVGNDVLVQA, from the coding sequence ATGGGGCAGGAGGAAAAGCGGCCCCGGTTGGCCCAGGGCCGCGAACATGTCGTTGCGACCGTCGATGAGATCCCGCCTGGGACACACAAGCTCGTGCCGATCGGCCATCACGGCGTCGGCGTGTACAACATCAACGGGACGTTCTACGCGATCGCAAACTTCTGCCCGCACCAGGGCGGGCCGCTGTGCGCAGGCCGGTTGCGCGGCCGTACCGTCGTCGACGAGCAGAGCCCCGGTGACGCCGCCATGGTCCGCGACCTGGAGTACATCTACTGCCCCTGGCACCAATGGGGTTTCGAGCTCGCCACCGGCACGACTGCGGTCAAGCCGGAGTGGAGCATCCGCACCTACCCCGTGCGGGTTGTCGGCAACGACGTCCTCGTCCAGGCCTAA
- a CDS encoding alpha/beta hydrolase encodes MGRTVRPRMISAGGVPMSALVAEVPDPHAVVVALHGGGTTSIYFDCPGQPSLSLLRAGAALGYTVIALDRPGYGSSALYPEETATPQQRVRLAYLAVDRILGDRARGAGLFLLGHSNGCELAVRMAADERGAELLGVELAGTGLRYSDAARAAFNAPAPGQRNAVLRDLLWEPASLYPEAVLRGITKVSSGAPYEADMVGSWPRRDFPALAAQIRVPVRFTFAEHEKVWESGPEARKQIREVFSAANSFTCNDQESAGHNLSLGFSAEHYHRSVLSFVNNCAAAALARDKEVS; translated from the coding sequence ATGGGTCGAACAGTACGCCCGCGGATGATCAGCGCCGGCGGGGTGCCGATGTCGGCGCTGGTTGCCGAAGTCCCCGATCCGCACGCGGTCGTCGTCGCGCTGCACGGCGGCGGGACCACGTCGATCTATTTCGACTGCCCCGGGCAGCCGAGTCTGTCGCTGTTGAGAGCCGGTGCCGCACTGGGATACACCGTGATCGCACTCGACCGTCCCGGATACGGCAGCTCGGCACTGTACCCCGAAGAGACAGCAACGCCGCAGCAGCGGGTGCGGCTGGCCTATCTGGCCGTCGACCGGATTCTCGGGGACCGGGCGCGCGGCGCCGGCCTGTTCCTGCTGGGGCACTCCAACGGTTGCGAACTGGCGGTACGAATGGCCGCCGATGAGCGCGGCGCCGAGCTGCTGGGGGTGGAGCTGGCCGGTACCGGGCTGCGGTACAGCGACGCCGCCCGCGCCGCATTCAACGCACCCGCACCCGGCCAGCGCAACGCCGTCCTGCGCGACCTGCTCTGGGAGCCCGCGTCGCTGTATCCCGAAGCGGTACTGCGCGGGATCACCAAGGTGTCCTCGGGTGCGCCCTATGAGGCGGACATGGTCGGCAGTTGGCCACGCCGGGACTTTCCCGCGCTGGCCGCACAGATCCGGGTCCCGGTGCGCTTCACCTTCGCCGAGCACGAGAAGGTCTGGGAATCCGGCCCGGAGGCCCGCAAACAGATCCGCGAGGTGTTCAGCGCGGCAAACAGTTTCACCTGCAACGACCAAGAAAGCGCGGGCCACAATCTCAGCCTCGGATTCAGCGCGGAGCACTATCACCGGTCGGTGCTGTCATTCGTCAACAATTGCGCGGCCGCGGCGCTCGCGCGCGACAAGGAGGTCAGCTGA
- a CDS encoding ferredoxin translates to MTKRQVVADYGLCEANAVCMAVNPEVFHVDDDDNLFILKPDVTADTEDDIAEAVRRCPRQALAIVEVDDD, encoded by the coding sequence GTGACCAAGCGTCAAGTGGTGGCGGATTACGGACTGTGCGAAGCCAATGCGGTGTGCATGGCCGTCAACCCCGAGGTGTTCCATGTCGACGACGACGACAACCTCTTCATCCTCAAACCCGACGTCACAGCCGACACCGAAGACGACATCGCCGAGGCTGTCAGACGGTGCCCCCGCCAGGCTTTGGCGATCGTCGAGGTGGACGACGACTAG
- a CDS encoding amidohydrolase family protein → MIEHPDGTRTPVIDASVHIFAASNGDLRSFLREPFKSRGFPDYEMDWYGAPGGEYAPRTDGPQRQYPGSDPDLVAAHLFAERGVDVAVLHPMTRGVMPDRHLGSAIAAAHNEILVSRWLDHGEHGNRFRGTIRVNPDDIAGALREIDRWKDHPRVVQIGVPLQSRELFGKPQFWPLWEAAVDAGLPVAAHIEVGSGISASPTPSGVPRTYEQYVSFMACNYLYHLMNMIAEGVFERMPELKFVWADGAADLLTPIIWRMDTFGRPHLEQTPWAPKIPSDYLPGHVFFVQGAMDGPGDADFAGEWFGFTGKDDMVMYGSSYPHWQHNELTVPRSFSAEQRDKLCWRNASRLYGIDVPSVAGAH, encoded by the coding sequence ATGATCGAACACCCGGACGGCACCCGCACGCCTGTCATCGACGCCAGCGTGCATATCTTTGCGGCGTCCAACGGCGACCTTCGCAGCTTCCTGCGGGAGCCGTTCAAAAGCCGCGGATTCCCCGACTATGAGATGGACTGGTACGGCGCACCGGGCGGCGAGTACGCACCCCGTACCGACGGTCCGCAGCGCCAATACCCCGGTTCGGACCCCGACCTGGTCGCCGCGCACTTGTTCGCCGAACGCGGAGTCGACGTCGCGGTGCTGCACCCGATGACCCGCGGCGTCATGCCGGACCGGCATCTGGGATCGGCGATCGCCGCGGCACACAACGAGATTCTGGTGTCGCGCTGGCTGGACCACGGCGAACACGGGAACCGGTTCCGGGGCACCATCCGCGTCAACCCGGACGACATCGCAGGGGCCCTGCGCGAGATCGACCGATGGAAAGACCACCCGCGGGTGGTGCAGATCGGCGTTCCTTTGCAGTCCCGGGAGCTGTTCGGCAAGCCCCAATTCTGGCCGCTGTGGGAGGCCGCCGTCGACGCCGGGCTTCCGGTGGCGGCGCACATCGAGGTGGGTTCGGGCATCTCCGCCTCGCCGACGCCGTCGGGCGTTCCCCGAACCTACGAGCAGTACGTGAGCTTCATGGCGTGCAACTACCTGTACCACCTGATGAACATGATCGCCGAGGGCGTGTTCGAGCGGATGCCGGAGCTGAAGTTCGTGTGGGCCGACGGTGCCGCGGATCTGCTCACCCCCATCATCTGGCGGATGGACACCTTCGGCCGGCCGCACCTGGAGCAGACACCCTGGGCGCCGAAGATCCCCAGCGACTACCTGCCCGGCCACGTCTTCTTCGTCCAGGGCGCCATGGACGGCCCCGGCGACGCCGACTTCGCCGGCGAGTGGTTCGGCTTCACCGGCAAAGACGACATGGTGATGTACGGATCCAGCTATCCGCATTGGCAGCACAACGAACTGACCGTTCCGCGTTCGTTCAGCGCTGAGCAGCGCGACAAGCTGTGCTGGCGCAATGCCAGTCGGCTCTACGGCATCGACGTTCCATCCGTCGCGGGCGCACACTAG
- a CDS encoding cytochrome P450, with product MTQAELVFDPFSEEYFDNPFEIYRRMREEAPLYYNAEEDFYALTRHEDVAAALKDFATYSSTRGCDLAMVRSGSAPAKMIIFMDPPDHRNMRSLLNKAFTPRAIQAQRETVIEQVDRFLGAVDPDGFDVVQDFSGPFPVEVITRMAGVPDEYRQQVRRWIDTALHREPGQIETSEAGMRANIETATYYYGLIQERRANPQDDMISRLIAAEMPGEDGEMRRLDDIEITGFASLLGAAGAETVTKLIGNAVVIFARQPDQWQKLLDDRSKIPAAVEELLRYEGPVQYNVRYTLKEAHVAGGTIPAGKPVFLISAAANRDPEAFTDPDTFDIDRDQTQAQHLGMGYGIHSCLGAALARMESAIALDRLLDFMPRYEVDWDGLQRVHMQNVSGWHNVPVRVRR from the coding sequence ATGACCCAGGCCGAACTCGTCTTCGACCCGTTCTCCGAAGAGTATTTCGACAACCCGTTCGAGATCTATCGGCGAATGCGCGAGGAAGCCCCGCTGTACTACAACGCCGAAGAAGACTTCTACGCCCTGACCCGCCATGAGGACGTGGCAGCGGCGCTCAAGGACTTCGCGACCTACTCATCGACCCGCGGTTGCGACCTGGCGATGGTGCGCTCCGGTTCGGCGCCGGCGAAGATGATCATCTTCATGGACCCGCCGGACCACCGGAACATGCGCAGCCTGCTCAACAAGGCCTTCACCCCGCGCGCGATCCAGGCCCAGCGCGAGACTGTCATCGAACAGGTCGACCGGTTCCTCGGCGCCGTCGACCCCGACGGTTTCGACGTGGTGCAGGACTTCTCCGGGCCGTTCCCGGTGGAGGTCATCACCCGGATGGCCGGGGTTCCCGACGAGTACCGCCAGCAGGTGCGGCGCTGGATCGACACCGCGTTGCATCGCGAGCCGGGGCAGATCGAGACCAGTGAAGCCGGGATGCGCGCCAACATCGAGACCGCGACGTACTACTACGGACTGATCCAGGAACGGCGCGCCAACCCGCAAGACGACATGATCAGCAGGCTGATCGCTGCCGAAATGCCCGGCGAAGACGGCGAGATGCGTCGCCTCGACGATATTGAGATCACCGGATTCGCCTCGCTGCTCGGCGCCGCCGGGGCCGAGACCGTCACCAAGCTGATCGGCAACGCCGTGGTGATCTTCGCCCGTCAGCCCGATCAGTGGCAAAAGCTGCTCGATGATCGCAGCAAGATTCCCGCCGCGGTCGAGGAACTGCTGCGTTATGAGGGCCCGGTGCAGTACAACGTCCGGTACACCCTCAAAGAGGCCCACGTGGCGGGCGGAACGATTCCCGCCGGCAAGCCGGTCTTCCTGATCAGCGCCGCCGCCAACCGGGATCCGGAGGCCTTCACCGATCCCGACACCTTCGACATCGACCGGGACCAGACGCAGGCGCAGCATCTCGGCATGGGATACGGGATACACAGCTGCCTGGGAGCAGCGCTTGCCCGCATGGAAAGCGCCATCGCCTTGGACCGTCTCTTGGACTTCATGCCCCGCTACGAGGTGGATTGGGACGGCCTGCAACGGGTACACATGCAGAACGTCTCGGGATGGCACAACGTGCCGGTCCGAGTACGGCGGTAG
- a CDS encoding thiolase C-terminal domain-containing protein, with protein MRSRPLPLVTPENEFFWTAGADGVLRLQNCLDCASLIHPPQPVCRYCRGTNMGVRDVSGRATLAGFTVNHRFSLPGLPAPYVVAQVAINEDPRVRLTTNIIDCDPDQLELGRQVEVAFENIEDVWLPLFRLVPADAEGSQDRPLPDDEIAPEDFAQHVRPMVTTDKFEDKSAITGIGASRIGRRLMAAPLALTVEACQAAVADAGLTFADIDGLSTYPGLDVAGMGEGGISALEGALGLRPTWINGGMDTFGPAGSVIAAMMAVATGLARHVLCFRTVWESTFGELMKVGKAAMPGGRRTNGWQVPFGATSAAHTLALNAQRHFHRYGTTRETLGWIALNQRANAALNPTAIYREPMSMDDYLSARMITTPFGLYDCDVPCDGAVAVIVSAVDAARDLAKPPVLVEAVGTQIIERLDWDQSTLTHEPQVLGQAAHLWSRTSLRPADVDVAELYDGFTFNCLSWIEALGFCGIGEAKSFLDGGTNIARDGGLPLNTHGGQLSHGRTHGMGLIHEAVTQLRGEAGARQVAGARVAVASSGGLTPSGVMLLRNDS; from the coding sequence GTGAGGTCACGCCCACTGCCCTTGGTCACGCCCGAGAACGAATTCTTCTGGACCGCCGGCGCCGACGGCGTCTTGCGACTGCAGAACTGCCTCGACTGCGCATCGCTGATCCATCCGCCCCAGCCGGTGTGTCGTTACTGCCGGGGGACGAACATGGGGGTACGAGACGTCTCCGGGCGGGCAACGCTGGCCGGTTTCACCGTCAACCACCGGTTCAGCCTTCCCGGGCTGCCGGCGCCCTACGTGGTGGCCCAGGTGGCGATCAACGAGGATCCCCGAGTTCGGCTCACCACCAACATCATCGACTGCGATCCCGACCAACTGGAGCTCGGCCGGCAGGTCGAGGTGGCGTTCGAGAACATCGAAGACGTGTGGCTGCCGCTGTTTCGTCTGGTACCGGCCGATGCGGAAGGGTCGCAGGACCGTCCACTTCCCGACGACGAGATCGCGCCCGAGGACTTCGCACAGCATGTGCGGCCGATGGTGACGACCGACAAGTTCGAGGACAAGTCGGCGATCACCGGGATCGGGGCTTCCCGCATTGGGCGACGGCTGATGGCTGCGCCCTTGGCTCTGACCGTGGAGGCATGCCAGGCGGCTGTCGCCGACGCCGGCTTGACCTTCGCGGACATCGACGGGCTCTCGACGTATCCGGGCCTCGACGTCGCAGGCATGGGCGAAGGCGGGATCTCGGCGCTGGAGGGCGCTTTGGGGCTGCGCCCGACCTGGATCAACGGCGGCATGGACACCTTCGGGCCCGCCGGCTCCGTGATCGCCGCGATGATGGCCGTAGCCACCGGACTGGCACGCCATGTGCTGTGTTTCCGAACGGTGTGGGAATCAACGTTCGGCGAGCTGATGAAAGTGGGCAAAGCCGCAATGCCCGGCGGGCGGCGCACGAACGGTTGGCAGGTCCCCTTCGGCGCCACCTCCGCGGCACACACGTTGGCGCTCAACGCTCAACGGCACTTCCACCGCTACGGCACCACCCGCGAGACACTCGGCTGGATCGCGTTGAACCAGCGCGCCAACGCCGCGCTGAACCCGACGGCCATCTACCGCGAACCGATGAGCATGGACGACTACCTGTCCGCCCGGATGATCACCACACCGTTCGGCCTCTACGACTGCGACGTGCCGTGCGACGGCGCGGTGGCGGTGATCGTCTCCGCCGTGGACGCCGCCCGGGACCTGGCCAAACCGCCGGTTCTGGTGGAGGCGGTCGGCACCCAGATCATCGAGCGGCTGGACTGGGACCAGAGCACCCTGACCCACGAGCCGCAGGTCCTCGGCCAGGCCGCACACCTGTGGTCGCGGACCTCGCTGCGCCCAGCCGACGTCGACGTCGCCGAACTGTACGACGGCTTCACCTTCAACTGCCTGTCCTGGATCGAGGCGCTGGGATTCTGCGGCATCGGCGAGGCCAAGAGCTTTCTCGACGGCGGCACCAATATCGCCCGCGACGGCGGCCTGCCCCTCAACACCCACGGGGGTCAGCTCTCGCACGGGCGCACGCACGGGATGGGGCTGATCCACGAGGCCGTCACGCAGCTGCGCGGGGAAGCCGGTGCGCGCCAGGTTGCCGGCGCCAGGGTCGCCGTGGCCAGCAGCGGCGGGCTGACACCGAGCGGAGTCATGTTGCTGCGGAACGATTCCTGA
- a CDS encoding amidohydrolase family protein, producing the protein MTATATERQPAAERIAVRCVDSDVHPVPRRGELVQYLPEPWRSKYFLPRRVGEQIYYDAPDYAHAFAMRVDTFPADGEFPGSDPALAFKQLIMEAGADFAILEPAAYPARFPEAQQAMSSALNDWQANHWLDAKNNWHQRWRGSICVAIEDPAGAVAEIEKWAGHPYMAQILIKAEPRPSWGDPKYDPIWAAATKHDITVSCHLSRSHHEELPMPPVGMPSYNHDFMVTYSLLAANQVMSLVFDGVFDRHPNLRIVLVEHAFTWILPLMWRMDAIYEARRSWVEIKRKPSEYVKDHIKFTTQPLDYPEDKTELSRAFEWMECEKILLYSSDYPHWTFDDPRWLVKHLPKAAREAVMFRNGLATYHLPDTVPALEGQVRVF; encoded by the coding sequence ATGACTGCGACAGCCACCGAGCGCCAGCCGGCCGCCGAGCGAATCGCCGTGCGGTGTGTGGATTCGGATGTGCACCCGGTGCCACGCCGCGGCGAGCTGGTGCAGTACCTGCCAGAGCCGTGGCGCAGCAAGTACTTTCTGCCCCGCCGGGTGGGCGAGCAGATCTACTACGACGCGCCCGACTACGCGCACGCGTTCGCCATGCGCGTCGACACGTTTCCCGCCGATGGCGAGTTCCCCGGCAGCGATCCGGCGTTGGCGTTCAAACAGCTCATCATGGAGGCGGGCGCGGATTTCGCGATCCTGGAGCCCGCCGCCTATCCGGCCCGATTTCCCGAAGCCCAGCAGGCGATGTCCTCGGCACTCAACGACTGGCAGGCCAACCACTGGCTCGACGCCAAGAACAACTGGCATCAGCGCTGGCGCGGGTCGATCTGCGTGGCGATCGAAGACCCGGCCGGCGCGGTGGCCGAGATCGAGAAGTGGGCGGGCCACCCCTACATGGCGCAGATCCTGATCAAGGCCGAACCGCGGCCGTCGTGGGGCGACCCGAAGTACGACCCGATCTGGGCGGCCGCCACCAAGCACGACATCACCGTGAGCTGTCACCTGTCGCGCAGCCATCACGAGGAACTGCCGATGCCGCCGGTGGGAATGCCCAGCTACAACCACGATTTCATGGTCACCTACTCGTTGTTGGCGGCCAACCAGGTGATGAGCCTGGTTTTCGACGGGGTTTTCGACCGCCACCCCAACCTGCGCATTGTGCTCGTCGAGCATGCCTTCACCTGGATTCTGCCGCTGATGTGGCGGATGGACGCCATCTACGAAGCCCGCAGATCGTGGGTGGAGATCAAACGCAAGCCCAGTGAATACGTCAAAGACCACATCAAGTTCACCACCCAGCCGCTGGACTACCCGGAGGACAAAACCGAACTGTCGCGGGCTTTCGAGTGGATGGAGTGCGAGAAGATCCTGCTCTATTCCTCCGACTACCCGCATTGGACCTTCGACGACCCGCGTTGGCTGGTCAAACACCTGCCCAAGGCAGCCCGGGAGGCAGTGATGTTTCGTAACGGACTGGCGACCTATCACCTTCCCGACACCGTCCCGGCCCTCGAGGGACAGGTGCGGGTGTTCTAG